The Hippoglossus hippoglossus isolate fHipHip1 chromosome 21, fHipHip1.pri, whole genome shotgun sequence genome contains a region encoding:
- the prkra gene encoding interferon-inducible double-stranded RNA-dependent protein kinase activator A homolog, whose product MAQEGFPSAAVKTTADSGLNPVETQRNIPGKTPIQILHEYGTKTGSLPVYVMEKAEGEAHQPSFVFSVTIGDVSSTGQGLSKKSAKHQAAEAALIILQKDNVEVIISAKSEVNGVAAETHTHPNSVGILQELALHRGWRLPEYSVLMECGPPHKREFTVTCRLESLSEKAVGNSKKVAKKAAAEKMFAKLLNLSGCSEITWMPTPSVRFENLKNSSTEKMCLLRRNPLSIPNTDYIQMMLELSNEQGFEVTYFDIAELTVNGQYQCLAELSTSPVTVCHGTGISCSNAHNDAAHSALQYIKITASSK is encoded by the exons ATGGCGCAAGAGGGATTTCCGTCAGCAGCTGTGAAAACCACCGCAGACTCCGG CTTGAACCCAGTTGAAACGCAGAGGAACATTCCTGGGAAAACACCGATACAAATCCTGCATGAATATGGCACCAAAACGGGAAGTCTTCCTGTGTATGTGATGGAGAAGGCCGAGGGAGAGGCTCACCAGCCCAGCTTCGTCTTCAGCGTGACGATCGGAGACGTGAGCAGCACAG GTCAAGGTTTGAGTAAAAAGTCTGCTAAACACCAGGCTGCAGAAGCTGCCCTGATTATTCTGCAAAAAGACAATGTAGAAGT GATCATTTCTGCGAAGTCTGAGGTTAATGGTGTCGCAGCAGAAACTCACACTCATCCAAACTCAGTGGGGATACTGCAG GAGCTAGCGTTGCACCGAGGATGGCGTCTACCTGAATACTCAGTTTTAATGGAGTGTGGTCCACCACACAAGAGAGAGTTCACTGTTACCTGTCGGCTGGAGTCCCTGTCAGAGAAAG CTGTAGGAAATTCAAAAAAGGTGGCTAAAAAGGCAGCTGCGgaaaaaatgtttgcaaagcTACTAAATCTGTCAGGCTGTTCTGAAATCACATGG aTGCCTACACCAAGTGTCCGATTTGAGAACTTGAAGAACTCCTCAACAGAGAAGATGTGTTTACTGAGAAGAAACCCTCTGAGCATTCCTAACACTGATTACATCCAGATGATGTTAGAGCTGTCCAACGAGCAAGGCTTTGAGGTCACGTACTTCGACATCG CTGAGCTGACGGTGAACGGCCAGTACCAGTGTCTGGCAGAGCTGTCCACGTCCCCAGTCACCGTCTGCCACGGCACGGGCATTTCCTGTAGCAACGCGCACAACGATGCGGCACACAGCGCCCTCCAGTACATCAAGATCACGGCCTCCTCCAAGTAA